A region of the Thermus sp. LT1-2-5 genome:
TTGGGGGGGTGGCGCAGGACGTTTTCCGGGGTGATGCCGGGGGGGAAGCCCCCAGGGTTGGAAACCTCCAAGCGGTCGGGGTGGTGGTGGACCTGAATGGCGTCCTTGCTCTGCCAATCCCGGTGGACCAGGGCGTTTAGAAGGGCTTCCCGGTAGACCTCCTGGTCGAAGTCCCAGACCTCTATGCGGAATAGGCCCACGGTGAGGTAGCGCACCCGGTTCCGGGCCTGGATCAGGTCCCTTAGGCGCTCCAAAAGGGCGGGGATGGGCCTGAGGAGGTCTTCCCGGAAGCTATACCCCTCCTCCTCCTCGTGGAAATAGTAGCTCACCTCCGCCTGGGGCAAAAAGCGCCTTAGGGCAAGGCCCGTGCCCGCCAAGAGAAGCCCCGCCACCGTGGGCTTAGGCTCCCCATCCACCCGCTCCAGAAGCCCCAGGGCGAACAGGAGTTCCAGATCCGGCAAGGCGGCCAAGGCGCTTCCCCGTTCCTCCAGGATGCGCCGTAGGCGCAAGACCTCTACCGGGTCCAGATCGGAAAGGCTGGCCGCAGGCAGGACCTGGGCGGTGAAGTCGGGCTCGGGCAGGGCCTGGCCCCTGCGGAGCTCGGTGAGGCGCTGCCCGTTCCAAAAGGGCACCCGCCCCGCCCCCACGGCAATGGCCGCCGGGCTTTGCGGCACGTGCAGGGCCAAAACCCTTCCCAAAGGCCCCTCCACCGCCTCCACGTAAGGCAAAAGAAGGCCCTGGGTGAGCTCAAAGAGGGCGTGGGTGACCTGAAGAGGATGGATGTCCGAGGCTCCCAAGACGCTCCCATCCCGGGTTACCCCCAGGAAGAGGGTGCCGCCCTTGTGGTTGGCCAGGCCCGCGGCGTAGCGGGCGAGCTCCTCCGGGGACAGGTCTGGGGGCAAGAACACCGTGCGCTCGTCCTGCCCCTGGGCTAGACGCTCGAGCAGCTCTTCCCAACTCACGGGCCCAGTTTAGCGGGAGGGGAACCGGGCGCAGACACACAGAGCTACATGGCGCAACATTTGTTATTGGCAACTGCGCGCTTTTTACTTGACATTATGCACATCTTTTCCCTTTTTATCGTTTCTTGTACTAAAAGTATTGGCTTATCGTACAACTTTAGCTTGACAATATGCATTCTGGGTGCTAGGCTTGCCCTCGAGGGGGTGGCCATGCAAAAGCACAGCAGCTTTTGGGGATTGGCGGTGATCGGGCTTTCAGGTTTGGCTTGGGCGGAAGGCGTAGACGGAGCGGCCACAGCGTGGGTGCTGGTGTCCACGGCCCTGGTCCTCCTCATGACCCCAGCTTTGGCCTTCTTCTACGGGGGGCTGGTGCGCTCCAAGAACGCCTTGAACACCATGATGATGAGCTTCGCCGCCTTGGGCTTCGTGGGGGTGGGCTGGGCCCTTTTGGGCTACAGCCTGGCCTTCGCCGAGGGAAGCCCATGGCTTGGGGGCTTGGGCCACGCCCTGCTGCGGGGCGTGGACCTGGCGGCCAAGGGGGAGATCCCCCACCTCCTCTTCATGGCCTTCCAGGGCACCTTCGCCATCATCACCGCCGCCCTTCTAACGGGGGGCTTGGTGGAGAGGATGCGCTTTCCCGCCCTCCTCCTCTTCCTCACCCTCTGGGGGCTTCTCGTTTACGCCCCCTTGGCCCACTGGGTCTGGGGCGGGGGGTTTTTGGGGGCCTTAGGGGCCCTGGACTTTGCCGGGGGCACCGTGGTCCACATCAACGCCGGGATCGCCGCCTTGGTGGGGGCCTTGGTCCTGGGGTCCCGCAAGGACTACGGGCGGCAGGCCATCCTGCCCCACAACGTGCCCTTTGTCCTCTTGGGGGCGGCGCTCCTTTGGTTTGGCTGGTTCGGCTTCAACGGGGGCAGCGCCCTGGCCTCGGGGGAGGTGGCGGCCTTGGCCTTTGTCAACACCCTCTTGGCCCCCGCGGCTACCTTGGCCGTCTGGATCCTTCTTGACCTCCTGCGCACGGGCAAGGCCACGGCGGTGGGCCTGGCCACGGCCATCGTGGTGGGGCTGGTGGCCATCACCCCGGCGGCGGGTTTCGTTTCGCCCCTTTCCGCCCTGGCCCTGGGGGCGGTTTCCGCCCTGCCCAGCTACTTCTTTCTCCTCTACCGGCCCAGAACCCGCCTGGACGACTCCCTGGACGTCTTTGGGGCCCACGGCCTGGCGGGCGTCACCGGGGCCCTCCTCACGGGGGTTCTGGCGGAAAAAGCCTGGAACGGGGTGGCGGACGGCCTCCTCTTCGGCAACCCGGCCCAGCTCGGCGTCCAGGCCCTGGCGGTCCTGGCCGCGGTGGGCTACTCCGCCTTGGGCACCTTCGTCCTCCTCAAGCTTGTGGCCTTCCTCACCCCCTTGCGGGCAAGCCCCAAGGAGGAGGGCCTGGGTCTGGACGTGACCCAGCACGGGGAAGAGGCCTACGCCAGCGGGGAAGGGGCCATTTTGGTCCTCTCCGAGGCCTCCCCGCCCGCCCTCAAACCCCTGGGAGGTAAGGCATGAAGCTCATCGTGGCCATCATCCGCCCGGAGAAGCTGGGAGAGGTTTTAGAAGCCCTCTTCCGGGCCGAGGTGCGGGGGCTTTCCCTAAGCCGGGTCCAGGGCCACGGCGGGGAAACGGAAAAGGTGGAAACCTACCGGGGCACCACGGTGAAGATGGAGCTCCACGAGAAGGTGCGCCTGGAGATCGGGGTTTCGGAACCCTTCGTCAAGCCCACGGTGGAGGCCATCCTCAAGGCCGCCCGCACCGGGGAGGTGGGGGACGGCAAGGTCTTCGTGATCCCCGTGGAGAAGGTCTACCGCATCCGCACCGGGGAAGAGGACGAGGCGGCGGTCACCCCGGTACAATGAGGGTGTGACGGCGCGGCAGCGGGCCATCCTTCACCTCTTGGTGGAGGAATACATCAAGACCCAAACCCCGGTGCCCTCGGCCAGGCTGGCTGAGGGGCTGGGGCTTTCCCCCGCCCTGGCC
Encoded here:
- a CDS encoding P-II family nitrogen regulator, encoding MKLIVAIIRPEKLGEVLEALFRAEVRGLSLSRVQGHGGETEKVETYRGTTVKMELHEKVRLEIGVSEPFVKPTVEAILKAARTGEVGDGKVFVIPVEKVYRIRTGEEDEAAVTPVQ
- a CDS encoding ammonium transporter — encoded protein: MQKHSSFWGLAVIGLSGLAWAEGVDGAATAWVLVSTALVLLMTPALAFFYGGLVRSKNALNTMMMSFAALGFVGVGWALLGYSLAFAEGSPWLGGLGHALLRGVDLAAKGEIPHLLFMAFQGTFAIITAALLTGGLVERMRFPALLLFLTLWGLLVYAPLAHWVWGGGFLGALGALDFAGGTVVHINAGIAALVGALVLGSRKDYGRQAILPHNVPFVLLGAALLWFGWFGFNGGSALASGEVAALAFVNTLLAPAATLAVWILLDLLRTGKATAVGLATAIVVGLVAITPAAGFVSPLSALALGAVSALPSYFFLLYRPRTRLDDSLDVFGAHGLAGVTGALLTGVLAEKAWNGVADGLLFGNPAQLGVQALAVLAAVGYSALGTFVLLKLVAFLTPLRASPKEEGLGLDVTQHGEEAYASGEGAILVLSEASPPALKPLGGKA
- a CDS encoding ATP-binding protein codes for the protein MSWEELLERLAQGQDERTVFLPPDLSPEELARYAAGLANHKGGTLFLGVTRDGSVLGASDIHPLQVTHALFELTQGLLLPYVEAVEGPLGRVLALHVPQSPAAIAVGAGRVPFWNGQRLTELRRGQALPEPDFTAQVLPAASLSDLDPVEVLRLRRILEERGSALAALPDLELLFALGLLERVDGEPKPTVAGLLLAGTGLALRRFLPQAEVSYYFHEEEEGYSFREDLLRPIPALLERLRDLIQARNRVRYLTVGLFRIEVWDFDQEVYREALLNALVHRDWQSKDAIQVHHHPDRLEVSNPGGFPPGITPENVLRHPPKRRNPRLAEALYRLGYVERAGSGVDKMYRLLLKHGKEPPEYRLYPEALILILYNPELDEAFVRELAEAQERFGAFSLDHLIAVGHLRRVGEATLGELARALQLSEEASKKVLARMERMGLLRREGGRYHLARRDPLAERALALLETPRSRREVEAYLGLRPKAALALLNRLLREGRAERLGRGAATRYRRR